A part of Timaviella obliquedivisa GSE-PSE-MK23-08B genomic DNA contains:
- the lexA gene encoding transcriptional repressor LexA — translation MDTLTEVQQQLYDWLIDYIKQNQHSPSIRQMMRAMGLKSPAPVQSRLEHLRTKGYIDWTDGKARTIRILKSQGIPILGAIAAGSVVETFPEVNEELDFSSSMLRPGDYALRVRGDSMIDALIDSGDVVIMRPVPDPKSLKNGTIVAARVGDDGSTLKYYHRQGGQVSLKPANRNYKPIDALATEVVVQGMLVGVWRGYSSL, via the coding sequence ATGGACACCCTAACCGAAGTTCAACAGCAGCTTTATGACTGGCTGATTGACTATATCAAGCAGAATCAACATTCTCCTTCTATTCGACAAATGATGCGGGCAATGGGGTTGAAGTCTCCTGCGCCTGTGCAGAGTCGCTTGGAGCACTTGCGCACGAAGGGATACATTGATTGGACGGACGGAAAAGCCCGCACCATTCGGATCTTGAAGTCTCAAGGGATTCCTATTTTAGGGGCGATCGCCGCAGGTTCGGTCGTCGAAACCTTTCCAGAAGTGAATGAGGAACTCGATTTTTCTAGTTCTATGCTGCGCCCTGGCGACTATGCTTTACGGGTGCGGGGAGACAGCATGATTGACGCTTTAATTGACAGTGGCGATGTGGTGATTATGCGTCCGGTTCCTGATCCAAAGTCCTTGAAAAATGGCACGATCGTTGCTGCTCGAGTTGGAGATGATGGCTCGACCTTGAAGTATTACCATCGGCAGGGAGGGCAGGTGAGTCTGAAGCCTGCGAACCGCAACTATAAGCCTATTGATGCCCTTGCTACAGAAGTCGTCGTTCAAGGAATGTTGGTGGGTGTATGGCGGGGTTATAGTTCACTCTAG
- a CDS encoding B12-binding domain-containing radical SAM protein, translating into MRVLLVYPLFPKTFWSYEKILELVNRKVLLPPLGLVTVAAILPQEWEFELVDRNVRAVTEAEWAWADIVILSAMIVQKDDLVNQIKEAKRHGKLVAVGGPYPTSVPDEAMAAGADYMILDEGEITLPMFVEAVQRGEKSGMFRSDGEKPDVTGTPVPRFDLLELEAYDSMSVQFSRGCPFQCEFCDIIVLYGRKPRTKDPAQLLKELDCLYELGWRRSVFMVDDNFIGNKRNVKLLLKDLKVWQEEHQYPFSFNTEASIDLAQDPELMEMMVDCAFNAVFLGIETPDEDSLAMTKKFQNTRGSLAESAEAIAKTGLRVMAGFIIGFDGEKQGAGDRIVRFVEQTNIPTTTFAMLQALPNTALWHRLEKEGRLRAGKYANINQTTLMNFIPTRPLEDIAREYVDAFSRIYEPKTYLDRVYRHFLTLGAPRHKAPFKFPSLIDLKALATVCWRQGLKRNTRWMFWHHLFSIIRHNPGVFDHYLSVCAHNEHFMEYRQIVNDEIEQQLQEFLAHEEQVQIASQDVEVLV; encoded by the coding sequence ATGCGAGTTCTGCTAGTCTATCCCTTGTTTCCCAAAACCTTCTGGTCATACGAGAAGATTCTGGAACTGGTTAATCGTAAGGTATTGCTGCCGCCCCTAGGCTTAGTCACCGTAGCGGCAATTTTGCCCCAAGAATGGGAATTTGAACTGGTCGATCGCAACGTTCGAGCCGTTACTGAGGCTGAATGGGCATGGGCAGATATTGTCATCTTGTCGGCAATGATTGTCCAAAAAGATGATTTAGTGAATCAGATTAAAGAGGCAAAACGTCACGGAAAGTTAGTGGCTGTGGGTGGCCCCTATCCAACCTCTGTTCCTGATGAAGCGATGGCTGCCGGAGCAGATTATATGATTTTGGATGAGGGCGAAATTACTCTGCCGATGTTTGTCGAAGCCGTTCAACGTGGCGAAAAATCGGGGATGTTCCGCTCAGATGGGGAAAAGCCCGATGTGACAGGTACCCCGGTTCCTCGGTTTGACCTCTTGGAGCTAGAAGCCTACGATTCTATGTCTGTCCAGTTTTCGCGCGGCTGCCCTTTCCAGTGCGAATTCTGCGACATTATTGTGCTGTATGGTCGCAAACCACGCACGAAAGATCCGGCTCAGCTTCTTAAAGAACTCGATTGCCTTTACGAGCTAGGCTGGCGGCGCAGCGTTTTCATGGTGGACGACAATTTCATTGGCAATAAACGAAATGTTAAGCTGCTGCTCAAAGATTTGAAGGTCTGGCAAGAGGAACATCAGTATCCCTTTAGCTTTAATACCGAAGCCTCGATTGACCTGGCTCAAGACCCAGAGCTAATGGAGATGATGGTAGATTGTGCCTTCAACGCAGTTTTTCTGGGCATTGAAACCCCTGACGAGGATAGCCTCGCTATGACTAAGAAGTTTCAAAATACCCGTGGCTCTTTGGCAGAATCGGCAGAAGCGATCGCCAAAACGGGCTTACGAGTTATGGCGGGCTTCATTATTGGCTTTGATGGCGAAAAGCAAGGGGCTGGCGATCGCATCGTTCGTTTTGTCGAGCAAACCAACATTCCCACCACCACCTTCGCCATGTTGCAGGCGCTACCCAACACCGCCCTCTGGCATCGCCTGGAAAAAGAAGGCAGGCTACGGGCAGGCAAGTACGCCAACATTAACCAAACCACGTTAATGAACTTCATCCCCACCCGTCCCCTCGAAGACATCGCCCGCGAATATGTTGATGCCTTCAGCCGCATTTACGAACCCAAAACCTACCTCGATCGCGTCTATCGCCATTTCCTGACGCTAGGCGCACCCCGCCATAAAGCCCCGTTCAAGTTCCCCAGTCTCATAGACTTAAAGGCGTTAGCGACTGTCTGCTGGCGGCAAGGTCTTAAGCGCAACACCCGCTGGATGTTTTGGCATCACCTGTTTAGCATCATTCGCCACAACCCAGGCGTGTTTGATCACTACCTCTCGGTCTGTGCCCATAACGAGCACTTCATGGAGTATCGTCAAATTGTTAACGACGAAATTGAACAACAGCTTCAAGAGTTTTTAGCCCATGAAGAGCAGGTTCAAATAGCTAGTCAAGATGTAGAGGTGCTAGTTTAA